The Candidatus Omnitrophota bacterium genome contains a region encoding:
- a CDS encoding type II toxin-antitoxin system HicB family antitoxin gives MKKKNAAKASNMLVYKEYYAVPQFSERDQCFHGKLRGIRDTIMFEGRNMTELKKAFRDSVDEYLNQCAREGIEPQKSFSGKFNLRMPPDLHAQAAQTAERQGKSVNQLIVEAIKMAVEE, from the coding sequence ATGAAGAAAAAAAACGCCGCTAAGGCCAGCAACATGCTCGTCTATAAAGAGTATTACGCCGTACCCCAATTCAGCGAGCGGGATCAATGCTTTCATGGGAAACTGCGAGGCATTAGGGACACAATTATGTTCGAAGGGCGGAATATGACGGAACTGAAAAAAGCGTTTCGCGATTCTGTGGACGAATATCTTAACCAGTGCGCGCGAGAAGGAATCGAACCGCAAAAATCTTTTTCCGGAAAATTCAATCTGAGAATGCCGCCCGATCTTCACGCCCAGGCGGCGCAAACAGCCGAACGTCAAGGCAAAAGCGTCAATCAACTTATTGTCGAAGCGATCAAGATGGCTGTTGAAGAATAA
- a CDS encoding SOS response-associated peptidase has translation MCGRFSLISPEEILARLFKLNDVPPIAPRYNIAPSQAVPGVIFSAGKKENQLAFFRWGLIPAWTKDATRCAKSINACSETVFEKAAFRVPILRRRCLIPADGFFEWKKTKGEKQPYFIRLKGEQTFAFAGIWERWQGTPEAPVESCAILTTAANNLIQPLHERMPVILPPEDYGAWLDPENQKAENIQPMFRPYPANAMEALAVGDWVNSAAHDGPRCIEVREDETEDLFSF, from the coding sequence ATGTGCGGACGCTTTTCTCTCATTAGTCCCGAAGAAATTCTCGCCCGGCTGTTCAAGCTGAACGATGTCCCGCCTATCGCTCCCCGTTATAACATCGCGCCGTCGCAGGCGGTTCCCGGCGTAATTTTTTCGGCGGGGAAAAAGGAGAACCAACTTGCTTTTTTTCGCTGGGGATTGATTCCCGCTTGGACGAAAGACGCAACTCGATGCGCAAAATCGATCAACGCCTGTTCGGAGACGGTATTCGAAAAAGCCGCGTTTCGCGTTCCGATTTTGCGCAGGCGCTGCCTGATTCCGGCGGACGGCTTTTTCGAATGGAAAAAAACGAAGGGAGAAAAGCAGCCATATTTCATTCGGCTCAAAGGAGAACAAACCTTCGCCTTCGCGGGAATTTGGGAACGTTGGCAAGGAACGCCGGAGGCGCCGGTGGAGAGCTGCGCCATCCTGACGACGGCGGCCAACAATTTGATCCAACCGCTGCACGAACGAATGCCGGTCATCCTGCCGCCGGAGGATTACGGCGCCTGGCTCGATCCGGAAAACCAAAAGGCGGAAAACATCCAGCCTATGTTTCGTCCTTATCCCGCCAACGCGATGGAAGCGTTAGCCGTGGGAGATTGGGTCAATAGCGCCGCTCATGATGGCCCGCGCTGCATTGAAGTCCGCGAGGATGAGACAGAGGATTTGTTCTCTTTTTGA